The Hymenobacter sp. DG01 genome has a segment encoding these proteins:
- a CDS encoding glycoside hydrolase family 88 protein, with product MLPSTSYPRLLAALFLGLSVTLTTHAQQRKINVRQEFDRAGQQLTRLLQTHPNVTKFPYSSRPDGSFKDMPSEWWTSGFFGGTLWYLYEYTKQPQWQQAADRWTMAMAKEQTNTGTHDLGFMLYCPFGNGLRLTKNPAYQPILLTGTKSLATRFNPEVGLIKSWNEFAGYHYPVIIDNMMNLELLCWAARTSGDSTLRRLSITHADNTLKNHFRPDGSTYHVVCYDEHGQVLTKKTAQGAADNSAWARGQAWAIYGYTTLFRDTKLARYRDQACKTADFFLNHPNLPADKIPYWDFNAPDIPQEERDASAAAIVASALLELQQYCPAPDAKRYRQAAEQMLVSLSSPAYRAAVGENNNFLIKHCVAHKPAKSEVDAPLTYADYYYLEALLRYNQLK from the coding sequence ATGCTCCCTTCAACTTCCTACCCCCGTTTGCTGGCCGCCCTTTTCCTGGGCCTATCTGTTACGCTGACTACGCACGCGCAGCAGCGCAAAATCAACGTCAGGCAGGAGTTTGATCGTGCCGGTCAGCAGCTCACGCGCCTGCTCCAGACCCACCCCAACGTAACCAAGTTTCCTTACTCCAGCCGGCCCGATGGCTCGTTCAAAGACATGCCCTCGGAGTGGTGGACCAGCGGCTTTTTCGGGGGGACGCTCTGGTACCTATATGAGTACACCAAGCAGCCCCAGTGGCAACAGGCCGCCGACCGTTGGACGATGGCTATGGCGAAGGAGCAAACCAACACCGGCACCCACGACCTGGGCTTTATGCTCTATTGCCCCTTCGGAAATGGGCTTCGGCTGACCAAAAATCCCGCCTACCAACCCATTCTGCTCACTGGAACTAAGTCGTTGGCCACGCGGTTCAACCCAGAAGTTGGCCTGATTAAGTCGTGGAATGAGTTTGCGGGCTACCACTACCCGGTCATTATTGATAACATGATGAACCTGGAGCTGCTGTGCTGGGCGGCCCGCACCTCCGGCGACTCTACCCTGCGCCGCCTCAGCATCACCCACGCCGACAACACGCTCAAAAACCACTTCCGGCCCGATGGCAGCACTTACCACGTCGTCTGCTACGATGAGCACGGCCAGGTACTGACCAAGAAAACCGCCCAGGGTGCCGCCGACAACTCGGCGTGGGCGCGGGGCCAGGCCTGGGCCATCTACGGTTACACTACCCTGTTTCGCGACACCAAGTTGGCGCGCTACCGGGACCAGGCCTGCAAAACCGCCGACTTCTTCCTCAACCACCCCAACTTGCCCGCCGATAAGATTCCGTACTGGGATTTCAACGCCCCCGATATCCCCCAGGAGGAGCGCGACGCTTCCGCAGCGGCCATTGTGGCCTCGGCCCTGCTGGAGCTGCAACAATACTGCCCCGCCCCCGATGCCAAGCGCTACCGCCAGGCCGCCGAGCAGATGCTGGTGAGTTTGAGCAGCCCCGCTTACCGGGCTGCCGTGGGCGAGAACAACAACTTCCTCATCAAGCATTGCGTGGCCCACAAACCGGCGAAGTCGGAGGTGGATGCGCCCCTGACCTACGCCGATTATTACTACCTGGAGGCGTTGCTGCGCTACAATCAACTGAAATAA